GGATCGTCCCTGTCAATCGCTGGGGTTCACGCCACGGGGGCTTAGCCCGTTTGCGGGGTTGGCGGTGGCGTTGGCCGAAGCACGCGGCGAATTACCACCCACGTGGGTTACTCCGGAGTCACCTTCAGCTTCAGCGTCTTCTTGTCCCGCTGCACGGTAAATTCCACTTCTTTGCCGGCCTTTTGGGTGGCCATGACGGTCATGTAATCTTCCATGTTTTTCACGGGCTTGCCGGCGATGCCGACAATGAAATCGCCGCCCTTGAGTCCGGCCTTGGCCGCAGGACCACCTTCACGCACGTCGCCCACCAGCACGCCCTTGTCATCTTCGGCATAGCTACCGGGGGCGAACTTGATCGACGGCACCGACGGCCGGCCACCCGGACGCGGGGCGCTGCCGGTCTTGGCGAACACCGGGCGTTCCGGCATCGTCGCGAGTTCGGTGGCCAATCGTTCGGAGAAATTGGCAATCTTGGCCATCCCTTCGAAGTTGATTGTGTCCACCGTGTCGGTTGGGCGGTGATATTGATCGTGCAAATCGGTGAAGAGGAAGAACACCGGAATGTTCTTGCCATTGAACGACGCGTGATCGCTCGGCCCGCCACCCGACGGAATCTTCTGCGCTTTGAATCCGAAATCCTTGTTGAGTTTCTCGAACAGGGAATCGAATCCCGGCGAGGAACCGGTGCCCCACACTTGAATCTTGTCGTCGCGCAATCGTCCGACCATGTCCAGATTGAGCATGCTGGCGGTCGATTCCAGGGGGAACAGCGGTTGTTTCTGGCAGTAGTATGCCGATCCGAGCAATCCCCGTTCTTCGCCGCTGAACAGCATGAACACGATGCGGCGGCCTTGGCGGTCCTTCATGCCCGCGAATCGGCGCGCGAGTTCCAGCACGGTGGTGGTACCCGAGCCGTTGTCATCCGCGCCGTAATGGATCTTCTTGCGATCTTCGGCAGAACGAGCTAGCGAACCACGCTCCCCGTAGCCGAGATGGTCATAGTGTGCGCCAATGATGATCGTTTGATCTTTCAGTGGCCCGCTACCTTCCAGCACGCCGAGAATGTTCTTGGCTTGGATGTCTTGGCGAGTCACTTCGGTTTCGATGCCCAGTTTCCAGCCGGTCAGCGCCAGACTGTTCGGCTTCTTGCTTTCCGTGATTTGCGTTTCGTATTGCTTCAAATCGGGTTTGCCCAGCGACTTCAGCATCTGATCGACGGTGGCCCGCTTCAAGAACAGCACGGGGAAATTCAGCGATCGGCCCGCGCCCAAGAGGGTGTTGAACGGGACCAGCGGGTCGTTTTTATCAATGCTGGAAAGATCGTTGACGAAAATGACGGCGGCGGGCTTCTTCTCGGCCAAGGCTTGCAGCTTCGCGACGAATGATGCGGCGGGATTGCCGTTATCCACCAGCGCCTTGTCTGTCCCCGCGCCGGGAACTTTCCGCAGCACCAGCACGACTTTGCCTGCCACATCCAACCCAGCAAGGTCATCGTATTTCGATTCGGGAAGGGTAATCCCGAATCCCGCCAGCACGACATCGGCGTTGAGCTTCCCGCTACCGGAAAGGCCCATCACCTCGAAATCGGTGCCGCGCTTCAGTTCGGTCGTTTCGCCCTTGGGAGAGCGCACGGTGAGCGTGTTGGTTTTGCCCAGAACCGTATTGCCCGCAATGGGAAATGGCTGAAAATACGTCCCGTCCACACCGCCGGGCTTCAGGCCCAAGTCTTTGAACTTGGCCGCGATGTAATCGGCCGCTTTATTGATCCCCTGCGTTTCTACCCCGCGGCCTTCACATTCATCCCCGGCCAGGTAGGTCAGGTCCTTCTTCATTAGCGAGATGGGATCGGGGGAACTATCGGCCATCAGAGTGGAAGCGAAGCCCACTCCGAGAATGGCAACTGCCCCCGTGCGAATCCAGGCAGCCAATCGCATCATCGAGGTCGATCCTTAGGTGTGCATGCGGAATGTTGCTCCAGGCGAGCGAGTTTCCATTATGCCCAGGCGACCACGAATTGGACAGAGATTCCAGCCGGAAATTTCACGGGTTTAACGATTTCGGGCATTGTTGGAGACCGGCTGACCAACGCTCCCAACCGGGGTCAATGGCGGGGGATTGCCCCCGGTGCCCATGGTTGTGGCAGTCGCTGGCATCGGCTGCCCAACAATCAGGCGGGCCAAGTGTTGATTCAGCGCCTGACCGGGATTGGCGAACACCGATGCGAGGCGTGGCGCGAGCGGTCCCGGCCCCGGAACGTGTCGCAATTGCTGCAAATAGGTCAGCAGTTCCGCCCGACCTTCGGGGCTGCCACGAAGCATCCAATGCACCCATGCCCAGGCTTCGCGATATTCCGGCTGCTTCATCTGATCGACTTGCGTAAGACCTTCTAGCCGCGGAAGATTCGGGCGGAATTCATCACGTCGCATGTCGTCCAAATGGTTGCGATTGACATGCTGGAAGTTCGGTGGAAGTTCGAAATATTCGGCCAAGCCTTCATCCAGCCACAGCGGAACTTCCCGCAGCACGCTATGCAGCAGCGCATGGGTCAACTCATGCCGCAAATCCTGACGAATATGATCGCCCCAGTAGGTATACACGAGCAGATCATCCGCGCCACCATTGGCACGCGGTTGCGAGATGAAGAACGCTCGTCGGCGGGGCAATTCGGGATACCGCGATTGCATGTAGTCGCGGTATTTCCCAAAGTCTTCGAACAGAAAGACTTGCACTACGGTGTTCGATGGCGGGAGCGCGAGTTCCCGAAAGACTTGATCGCGGAGTTCTTCCAATTCTGCGAACAACGGCGAACTGCGATCCAGTTCAAAGTCGCTGTAAAACACAAACTGCGAGAATCGGTAGACATCGCGGGCTGGCGCTGTGACCGGTGATTTCTTGGGTTTCACGCCCAACGGCGCGGGCGGAGCCTCGGGAGTGGAAGGGAGCATCGCCGGTGGGTCGAGTCGTGGCCCATCGGAGGTGCGAAGCACCGAACAGCCCATGGTCGTGGCCAAAGCCGGAACCAGCAGCCATCGACGAATATGCAGGAAAGATCCCGCCATGCGCTGCTTCCTTGCCACGCACCCCGCCATTCCTTGGCGGTGGATTCCCCATCAACGCCGGGACTTGCATGCCGGTTGAAAGCATGCAAGTCTGTCCGATTGTATCGACCGATCCGGGATCAGACTTGATTTTCTTCCGGTTTTCCAGTCGCAGTCACCGGAGGCAGCTCGGGAGTTCCCACTGGGCGACGCTTCGACGCCAAGTAGCTCTTCGCCACTGGGATCAACCCCGGAAGGATTGACAGAAAGATGACCAGCAGAATCACCTTTTCCAAGTGCTTCTGAATTTGGAAATCTGCCCCAAACACCCGTTGGAGCGGGGCTTGCAGCACGGGAGTGATGAGGTAACCCACCAAAATCATGCTCACCACCCAGCCGATTCCACCGACGATGTTGAACAGCACAAATCGGCGATAATCCATCTTGCCGATGCCAGCAACAACCGGGGCAAAGGTGCGCACAATCGGCACAAAGCGGGCGAGAATGATCGTCTTGCCGCCATGCTTTTCGTAGAACGCTTGGGCCATTTCCAGATATTTCGGCCGGAAGAAGAAGGATTCGGGTCGTTGGAACAAACGTGGTCCCGCGCGACGGCCAATTGCATAGCCCACGGAGTCACCCACAATCGCCGCAACTGACAGAATCACCAGCAGTAACGGCACATTCCAACCACTGCCCCAGGCAACGATTCCCACGGTGACGAGCAGCGAATCGCCGGGCAGAAAGAAGCCGATCAGGAGGCCCGTTTCCGTGAAAATGATGATCGCTAAGGCGATGAAGGCCGCCACGGTGATTTCTGGCTTGCCCAATGTCTCCATCAAGGCAGGCGTATTGAACAGATTCAGGAATACGTCACGAATCTGTGACAGCAGTTCTTCCATGCCCATCATCTCCCGGATCGGCATCCCGATCCGATGCCGTTGGCTGATTCCTTCAATCTGAAATCAGACTAGTCTTTTTCCAGGAGCAAGAAAACCCCAAATCCGGTCCCGCGCGGCGGGTCGGGACATGCGATCACGGGGGTGAGATGATTCCACGCACGCAGCAATCGTCACCCAGGCGATCGATCCGAACTGCTTGCAGCGATGCAAGTTCGGGAATGCGCGGCTGACCCGTTCCGGCAATTGGTGTCGGGGCACTGCGACCGCCCACCAGTTTTGGGGCGATGAAGACCATCACTTCGTCAATGGCTTGAGCATCGAAGAATGCGCCGAGGATTTCGCTGCCACCTTCGACCAGCAGATTGGTCATGCGGCGGTTGCCCAACTCGGTAAGGGCATTGGCAATCGTGAGTTGCGGCAACGTGACGATGCCTGCCCCGGCGGTTTGCCACACGCGGAGCGCCGGTTGTTCGTCCGGTGTGACGGCGGTGAGAATGAGAATCGGGGCATCGTCGATTGTGCTGAGCAGTTTCGCCGTTGGCGGCAGGTTGCCGCTGCGCGTCAGCACGATTCGGGTGGCGATTCGCAATGGCGACTCATCCGCCGATGCGGGCCGGGCGACCAAGTGGGGATCATCTGCCAAGAGTGTGCCCAACCCCACCAGAATGCCATCGACACGCCCACGCAGGTGATGCACCATCGCACGCGATTCCGGCCCGGAAATCCATTGCGAATGACCCGTGTGCGCGGCCAGTTTCCCGTCCAGCGTCATGGCCCATTTGGCAATCACATAAGGATGTCCGGTTCGTAACCGCTTCAGATATGGGGAGTTCAGTCGTTCGGCTTCGGGTCGGCATACTCCCGTCACCACGCGCAATCCTTCCCGGCGAAGGATGTCCAACCCACCACCGGCGACAGCGGGAAACGGGTCGGGCATGGCGACAATGACTTCCGCGATTCCGGATTGCAAAACGGCGTCGGTGCAGGGGGGCGTCTTCCCGAAATGGCAACACGGTTCCAGCGTGACATAGAGCGTGGCACCGCGCGCGAACTCACCCGCAGCGCGAAGGGCGTGCACTTCGGCATGCGGCCCACCATAGCGCTGGTGGTAGCCTTCGCCGACACAAACCCCGTCTCGAACCACCACCGCCCCCACCATGGGGTTCGGTTCCACGGCCCCTTCGCCCCGTGCGGCCAGTTCCAACGCACGCCGCATCCAGGATTCATGCGAATTCAACGCGGTCATCGATTTCCTGACGGCTTCTCAGTCGGTTGAGGGGGGATTGGATCGGTCGGATTGACACTGGAATATCCCAGCGGCCTACCCGACGTGGTCACGGGCACCACCGAATCATCGGCAACCGCATCGGCAAATGGCTCCAACGCTCGCAGAAAATCGCCGATGGTCCGGTAGCGATGTTCGGGATGTCGTGAGAGTGCTCGCATGATGCTGTCGGACAATCCAACCGGAATCCGAGAAACTCGTTGAGCTAACGGTAGCGGATCGCTTTGAATCATCTGCAACAACTGTGCATTCAGCGGACCGTCGCGTGGTGTCACCGGTTGGCCGCAAATCATTTCGTACAAACAGGATGCGATCGCATATTGATCCATCTCTGGGGTGCGCTCGGTGAAGCGATGAATGCACTCGGGAGCGATCAAATTGCGATGAATGGTTTCGCCATCGAGTGTGGACATTCCCGACGAATGCGTCAGTTCCAAGATCGGGAACAGACCGAACTCGGCTAACAGTAACGGGTTACGCGGATCACCATTGGCAAACAGCAATTGATCGAGCGTGATTCCACCATGCGGAAGATCCAAGACATGGGCGATGGATAACGCTTGCAGGATCGGCAGAGTCCACGCCACAGCAACCGACGGCGGCAGCGGGCCATCTCGGGAGATGAGGCGGGCAACCGAGAGCGGATTCGGGACCGTCTCTCGGATCAAGGCGATGCGTTGTTCCAGTTGCATCACGCCCAGTAACGCCAACAGGTTGGGATGCTGGATCTGCCGATAGGCGGCGATTCGCTGCAACGTGCTCACCACCCGCTCTCGAGGGATCTTCCCAACGGGGGTAATCAGCAGGATCGAAACCGGGTGATTATTGCTGGAATTCGTTGCGAGATAGCGGCGAACATTGGAGTTTGCGGAAGGTTCTTCCCGGAGGATGCGGTAGCCGGGCACTGCCGGAAACTGCTTGTGCGGATGGTCGGGGATGGTGCTGGTGTCCATGCCCATCATGGTACTTTGGAAGGCGGCGTGGAATTCGATTTGCCGCATCCAGGCGGTTCGCACTTGCGGGAATCGCTGGGCGTACTCCTCGGCATTGGGCGAGTCGCCGCGTTTCTCCCGTTGGACGAATTCGTTATACATCAGATCGACGAGATACTCCGAATTCGTGGCCAAAAACGGCCAGCGATCGATCATGCGTTCGATCGAAAGGGGGCAATCGTGAATCCAGTACATGCTTTGCAGCTGAAGCAATGTCTCGATCGTGGAATCATTCAATGTGACCGGGTCAGGTGGCAAGGTGGGCTGCGCAGCATCGCTTGCTCCCGTCTTGGATGCGGAATGGTGTGCCGCCAACGCCCCAGAATCGGGTTGCGACTTGGACATGGCAGCTTGGGCGGCTTGGGCGGCTTGGTTCCATTGCAGATGCGACGCGGGGGTCTTCAGACTGGTATCCAGTCGGAATAGTGTTTGACCAATGCGGATCTCATCGCCATGGAATAGATCGGCAACTTGGATCTTCTGGCCGTTGACAAAGGTTCCATTCCGGCTGTCGAGATCGACCAATCGGCAGAGCGGATCGTTGAGTTCCAGCACAAAATGGAAGCGCGAGATAAACGGATCGGAAGCGGGAAGCGAGAAATGGGCCCGCGTCGATCGCCCGACCAGGAACAGGTCATGCGAGCGGAAGTCAAAGAACTTGTCTTTGTGCGGACCTTCGATCACTTGAAGGCGGATCGACATTCCAAGAATCCTTCCCGAAGATTGGGTAGCGGGTGGCTCCTTGAACCCCGAAATTATGCGGACGATCGTATGAATTGTGATCGCACGATCATAATAGAGCAAAGCGTCCAATTTTCAAGGATAAATCAGCAATTTTCGGATTCTTGTGACAAAATTAAGCGAAGACATCCAAAATCGGCTTGCCATTCGCAATTGGAAACGGCCGATTCAGGCGATCTCGGATATGCGTATCCGAAGCGATGCCCAGCGCTTCGAACATGCTTGCGGCAATGTCGCCGGGGGTGACCAAGCCGCTGGCAGGGTAGGCACCTTGTTTGTCCGATGATCCGTAGACCATTCCCGGCTTCGTTCCACCACCTGCCAGTAAAACGGTGTAGCACTGCGGCCAGTGATCGCGGCCCGCCAGTTTGTTGATGCGCGGCGTCCGTCCAAATTCACCCATCCAGACAACTAATGTCGAATCGAGCAAGCCGCGGTCATCCAAATCTTCCAAAAATGCGGAAACGGCTTGATCGGTGAGCGGGAGCAAATGCTTCTTCAGAATCGGGTCCATGGGTTGATTGTTGAACCCGTGCGTATCCCAACCGCTGGTGCCACCGATACTTGGGGATAAGTAGACATTCAGAAATTTTGCTCCCGCTTCCACCAATCGCCGGGCCAACAGACACGATTGGCCATAGGTGGTGCGACCGTAGCGATCGCGGAGCGCAGCCGGCTCGCTGGAAAGATCAAACGCCTTTCGTAGCCCCGGCGAGGTGAGCATCGACACGGCTCGCTGAACCGATTCGTCCATCCCCTGGGCCAGCGCGGAGGTCTCCAGCAGCTTCGATTGCTCGTCGAGCAGGCGCATGACCTGCGTGCGCGATTCCAACCGATCCAAGGTCAAGTGCTGGGGGAGTGTCAATTCCGGCAGGCGGAAATCGGGTGAATTCGGATCTTGCGTGAAAAACAGCGGATTATGCTTCTTGCCCAAGAAACTCGCATGTTGGCCGGGAGTGATCGATCCATCCCGAAGGACATACGGGTATGAGACAAAGCTCGGCACACCGGGCCGGGCCGGAGACAAATGATCGACCACCGAACCAAACGCGGGGAACAGATCAAGCGTATCCCGAAGTCGAATATCATCGACTGGCGGGGTGTATCCGCTCAGGCTGACATAGGCAGCCGAGTTGTGATTCTTCATCGTGTGCTGCACACTGCGAATGAGTGTGTAGCGATGGGCGAGTTTTGCCAGGCGCGGCAGCATCTCACAGACGAAAGTGCCGGGAACACTCGACGAAATGGGTTTGAAACTACCGCGAATTTCTGCCGGGGCATCCGGCTTCATATCGAATGTTTCGTACTGCGAAGGACCGCCAAATTGATGGAGGTAAACCACTGATTTGGCGGTGGCGCGGCGGGAGCGTGGCTGAATGCTCTCCGCCTGCAGCAGGCCGGGGAGCGTCATGCCGCCCAGCATGGTGCCGCCGAGTTGCAAGAGATGCCGTCGATGAAGCGGTTGCATAGTTCGCCCCCTGATGGTGGTAGTCATACTGGAGTTCGTTCATCGACGCAACAAAAATTCCTTGCAGTTGAGAATTCCCCAGACTGTATCCTCCCATGCCTTGCGACGATCGGTCGATTCGGCAATCTGGCGCAGGATCGCCCGCTCTTCGATGTCGCTCGGACGACGGGACAGGGCAGATAACATGATGGTATGCAAGATCGTGCGATCGTCTTGGCCGGCTTCCAGGAGTTTGCCCAGGCGATTGTCCGGTCGTTGGAGTTGCTCATCGAGCCATTCCCCGGACAGAAATTGGAACGCTTGCAAGATGCCGGGATCGTCGCTGCGTTCGCAATCGCAGGTGAGCAATCGATCGGGTTGACCGAATACCCGCAAAAATCGCTCGGCGGAATTGAGCGGTTTGTTGCGACCGGGAAATCGCGGAGCGGCCACTTGCACGGCGCGAATCGATTTCGGATACCCCGCGAATCGGGGCGAAACGCCCAGCACCTGCGACACCGCATCCATCAGCGGCTCCGCGGCGATGGGGCGGGGGCGGGCATGCGATTCGTACCAATCGTCATTGGCATTCACGGCATTGGGCAGCGACGACAATTGATAGGTTTGCGAAGTGACGATGGTGCGAATGAGCGGCTTCAGGCGATGGCCATGTTTCGCGAAATCCGCCGCAAGCCATTCCAGGACATCGGGAT
This DNA window, taken from Tuwongella immobilis, encodes the following:
- a CDS encoding FHA domain-containing protein, with the protein product MSIRLQVIEGPHKDKFFDFRSHDLFLVGRSTRAHFSLPASDPFISRFHFVLELNDPLCRLVDLDSRNGTFVNGQKIQVADLFHGDEIRIGQTLFRLDTSLKTPASHLQWNQAAQAAQAAMSKSQPDSGALAAHHSASKTGASDAAQPTLPPDPVTLNDSTIETLLQLQSMYWIHDCPLSIERMIDRWPFLATNSEYLVDLMYNEFVQREKRGDSPNAEEYAQRFPQVRTAWMRQIEFHAAFQSTMMGMDTSTIPDHPHKQFPAVPGYRILREEPSANSNVRRYLATNSSNNHPVSILLITPVGKIPRERVVSTLQRIAAYRQIQHPNLLALLGVMQLEQRIALIRETVPNPLSVARLISRDGPLPPSVAVAWTLPILQALSIAHVLDLPHGGITLDQLLFANGDPRNPLLLAEFGLFPILELTHSSGMSTLDGETIHRNLIAPECIHRFTERTPEMDQYAIASCLYEMICGQPVTPRDGPLNAQLLQMIQSDPLPLAQRVSRIPVGLSDSIMRALSRHPEHRYRTIGDFLRALEPFADAVADDSVVPVTTSGRPLGYSSVNPTDPIPPQPTEKPSGNR
- the ribD gene encoding bifunctional diaminohydroxyphosphoribosylaminopyrimidine deaminase/5-amino-6-(5-phosphoribosylamino)uracil reductase RibD, with protein sequence MTALNSHESWMRRALELAARGEGAVEPNPMVGAVVVRDGVCVGEGYHQRYGGPHAEVHALRAAGEFARGATLYVTLEPCCHFGKTPPCTDAVLQSGIAEVIVAMPDPFPAVAGGGLDILRREGLRVVTGVCRPEAERLNSPYLKRLRTGHPYVIAKWAMTLDGKLAAHTGHSQWISGPESRAMVHHLRGRVDGILVGLGTLLADDPHLVARPASADESPLRIATRIVLTRSGNLPPTAKLLSTIDDAPILILTAVTPDEQPALRVWQTAGAGIVTLPQLTIANALTELGNRRMTNLLVEGGSEILGAFFDAQAIDEVMVFIAPKLVGGRSAPTPIAGTGQPRIPELASLQAVRIDRLGDDCCVRGIISPP
- a CDS encoding VTT domain-containing protein, coding for MEELLSQIRDVFLNLFNTPALMETLGKPEITVAAFIALAIIIFTETGLLIGFFLPGDSLLVTVGIVAWGSGWNVPLLLVILSVAAIVGDSVGYAIGRRAGPRLFQRPESFFFRPKYLEMAQAFYEKHGGKTIILARFVPIVRTFAPVVAGIGKMDYRRFVLFNIVGGIGWVVSMILVGYLITPVLQAPLQRVFGADFQIQKHLEKVILLVIFLSILPGLIPVAKSYLASKRRPVGTPELPPVTATGKPEENQV
- a CDS encoding DUF1570 domain-containing protein, producing MAGSFLHIRRWLLVPALATTMGCSVLRTSDGPRLDPPAMLPSTPEAPPAPLGVKPKKSPVTAPARDVYRFSQFVFYSDFELDRSSPLFAELEELRDQVFRELALPPSNTVVQVFLFEDFGKYRDYMQSRYPELPRRRAFFISQPRANGGADDLLVYTYWGDHIRQDLRHELTHALLHSVLREVPLWLDEGLAEYFELPPNFQHVNRNHLDDMRRDEFRPNLPRLEGLTQVDQMKQPEYREAWAWVHWMLRGSPEGRAELLTYLQQLRHVPGPGPLAPRLASVFANPGQALNQHLARLIVGQPMPATATTMGTGGNPPPLTPVGSVGQPVSNNARNR
- a CDS encoding M28 family peptidase — translated: MMRLAAWIRTGAVAILGVGFASTLMADSSPDPISLMKKDLTYLAGDECEGRGVETQGINKAADYIAAKFKDLGLKPGGVDGTYFQPFPIAGNTVLGKTNTLTVRSPKGETTELKRGTDFEVMGLSGSGKLNADVVLAGFGITLPESKYDDLAGLDVAGKVVLVLRKVPGAGTDKALVDNGNPAASFVAKLQALAEKKPAAVIFVNDLSSIDKNDPLVPFNTLLGAGRSLNFPVLFLKRATVDQMLKSLGKPDLKQYETQITESKKPNSLALTGWKLGIETEVTRQDIQAKNILGVLEGSGPLKDQTIIIGAHYDHLGYGERGSLARSAEDRKKIHYGADDNGSGTTTVLELARRFAGMKDRQGRRIVFMLFSGEERGLLGSAYYCQKQPLFPLESTASMLNLDMVGRLRDDKIQVWGTGSSPGFDSLFEKLNKDFGFKAQKIPSGGGPSDHASFNGKNIPVFFLFTDLHDQYHRPTDTVDTINFEGMAKIANFSERLATELATMPERPVFAKTGSAPRPGGRPSVPSIKFAPGSYAEDDKGVLVGDVREGGPAAKAGLKGGDFIVGIAGKPVKNMEDYMTVMATQKAGKEVEFTVQRDKKTLKLKVTPE
- a CDS encoding DUF1501 domain-containing protein, with amino-acid sequence MQPLHRRHLLQLGGTMLGGMTLPGLLQAESIQPRSRRATAKSVVYLHQFGGPSQYETFDMKPDAPAEIRGSFKPISSSVPGTFVCEMLPRLAKLAHRYTLIRSVQHTMKNHNSAAYVSLSGYTPPVDDIRLRDTLDLFPAFGSVVDHLSPARPGVPSFVSYPYVLRDGSITPGQHASFLGKKHNPLFFTQDPNSPDFRLPELTLPQHLTLDRLESRTQVMRLLDEQSKLLETSALAQGMDESVQRAVSMLTSPGLRKAFDLSSEPAALRDRYGRTTYGQSCLLARRLVEAGAKFLNVYLSPSIGGTSGWDTHGFNNQPMDPILKKHLLPLTDQAVSAFLEDLDDRGLLDSTLVVWMGEFGRTPRINKLAGRDHWPQCYTVLLAGGGTKPGMVYGSSDKQGAYPASGLVTPGDIAASMFEALGIASDTHIRDRLNRPFPIANGKPILDVFA